The Bacillus vallismortis genome window below encodes:
- a CDS encoding (S)-benzoin forming benzil reductase, with the protein MKHIIITGASKGIGEALGKKLIHSNHRLYCMSRRANQSLINQDPQLRYYSFDLRETHKIEALFQDLFADINHDPHPEGIYLINNAGVLSPVGPIEHNKAEDMVQHMQVNLMAPMVMTSQFVKHTKLIDTDKRIMNISSASAKYVLPSQSCYSTSKAGLDSFTKSIKLEQENQQNPVKIAAVYPGVIDTQLQTEIRSVRKEDFPYVDEFIQLKKTGKLQSPEETADALIQFLTHDEFGEQAIVEHLFPIYG; encoded by the coding sequence ATGAAGCATATCATTATTACGGGCGCGTCAAAAGGAATTGGCGAAGCATTAGGCAAAAAGCTCATCCATTCTAACCATCGGCTGTACTGTATGTCAAGACGGGCGAATCAAAGCCTGATTAACCAAGATCCCCAATTGCGATATTACTCCTTCGACCTCAGAGAGACCCACAAGATTGAAGCGCTTTTTCAGGACTTATTTGCAGACATCAATCATGATCCGCATCCGGAAGGCATTTATTTGATCAATAATGCCGGCGTGCTATCGCCTGTGGGGCCGATTGAACACAATAAAGCGGAAGACATGGTCCAACATATGCAAGTGAATTTAATGGCTCCGATGGTCATGACCTCCCAATTTGTGAAGCACACAAAGCTCATCGATACGGATAAGCGAATCATGAATATCTCGTCAGCCTCAGCCAAATATGTATTGCCCTCACAAAGCTGCTACAGCACGTCAAAAGCTGGTTTGGATTCATTTACGAAAAGTATCAAATTGGAACAGGAGAATCAGCAGAATCCAGTGAAAATCGCAGCGGTTTATCCCGGAGTGATTGATACACAGCTGCAAACCGAAATCCGCTCGGTCCGCAAAGAAGATTTTCCTTATGTTGATGAATTCATTCAGTTAAAGAAAACAGGGAAATTACAGTCTCCTGAAGAAACTGCAGACGCGTTAATTCAATTTCTGACTCATGATGAATTTGGAGAACAAGCAATCGTTGAACATCTATTTCCGATTTATGGATAA
- a CDS encoding NupC/NupG family nucleoside CNT transporter: MYFLLNLVGLIVIMAVVFLCSPQKKKIKWRPIITLIVLELLITWFMLGTKIGSWTIGKIGDFFTWLIACASDGIAFAFPSVMANETVDFFFSALLPIIFIVTFFDILTYFGILPWMIDKIGWLISKASRLPKLESFFSIQMMFLGNTEALAVIRQQLTVLNNNRLLTFGLMSMSSISGSIIGSYLSMVPATYVFTAIPLNCLNALIIANLLNPVHVPEDEDIIYTPPKEEKKDFFSTISNSMLVGMNMVIVILAMVIGYVALTSAVNGILGVFVHGLTIQTIFAYLFSPFAFLLGLPVHDAMYVAQLMGMKLATNEFVAMLDLKENLTSLPPHTVAVATTFLTSFANFSTVGMIYGTYNSILDGEKSTVIGKNVWKLLVSGIAVSLLSAAIVGLFVW; this comes from the coding sequence ATGTACTTTTTATTAAACCTTGTCGGTCTCATTGTGATTATGGCAGTTGTATTCCTATGTTCTCCGCAGAAAAAGAAAATCAAGTGGCGCCCGATCATTACGTTAATTGTTCTGGAATTGCTGATTACTTGGTTTATGCTGGGAACAAAAATCGGGAGCTGGACCATCGGTAAAATTGGTGATTTCTTCACTTGGCTGATTGCTTGCGCCAGTGATGGTATCGCGTTTGCCTTCCCGTCAGTGATGGCGAATGAAACAGTAGACTTTTTCTTTAGCGCGCTTCTTCCAATTATCTTTATCGTCACATTCTTTGATATTTTAACCTATTTCGGCATTTTGCCTTGGATGATTGATAAAATCGGCTGGTTGATTTCAAAGGCTTCCCGCTTGCCGAAATTAGAGAGCTTTTTCTCTATTCAAATGATGTTTTTGGGAAATACTGAAGCACTTGCGGTCATCCGCCAGCAGCTGACGGTATTAAACAACAACCGCCTGCTCACGTTCGGCTTGATGAGCATGAGCAGCATCAGCGGCTCCATTATTGGATCTTATCTGTCAATGGTGCCGGCGACATACGTGTTTACAGCGATTCCTTTGAACTGCTTAAACGCGCTGATTATCGCAAACCTGCTGAATCCTGTTCACGTGCCGGAGGATGAAGATATCATCTATACGCCACCTAAAGAAGAGAAGAAAGACTTTTTCTCTACAATTTCTAACAGTATGCTTGTCGGCATGAACATGGTTATCGTTATTTTAGCAATGGTGATCGGATATGTCGCGTTAACGTCAGCGGTCAATGGCATTCTTGGCGTTTTCGTCCACGGCCTGACCATCCAGACAATCTTCGCTTATCTCTTCAGTCCGTTCGCATTCCTGCTTGGGCTGCCGGTACACGATGCGATGTATGTCGCTCAGCTGATGGGAATGAAATTGGCAACGAACGAGTTTGTTGCGATGCTTGACTTGAAAGAAAATCTCACATCACTTCCGCCTCACACCGTTGCGGTGGCGACGACATTCCTGACGTCATTTGCCAACTTCAGTACTGTCGGCATGATTTACGGCACGTACAACTCGATCCTTGACGGCGAAAAGTCAACGGTCATCGGAAAAAACGTGTGGAAATTGCTCGTCAGCGGAATTGCGGTATCTTTACTAAGTGCTGCGATTGTCGGCCTGTTTGTGTGGTAA
- a CDS encoding DUF3298 and DUF4163 domain-containing protein — MKWNNMLKAAGVAVLLFSVFAYAAAPSLKAFQAKTPAVSSHTYKKIKELKYPQVHHIGNAAFEKKINQELKAYIEQSYQEYLKNKKAGEQQGFKAEYQTSFSVKYNAAGKLSIQTLNYIYSGGAHGLTSVQSFNYDLKTKKRVTLNQILNTKTKVSKTKDYLYSYIKKHDTLFFPDVKKEDITLNKDTVFYFTKNGIAIVFGQYELGPYAAGIRDVQVPSSIYQ; from the coding sequence ATGAAATGGAATAACATGCTGAAAGCCGCGGGGGTTGCAGTTTTGCTTTTTTCTGTATTTGCCTATGCTGCGGCTCCATCATTAAAAGCGTTTCAAGCGAAAACACCGGCTGTCAGCAGCCATACGTACAAAAAGATTAAGGAATTAAAGTATCCTCAGGTGCATCACATCGGAAATGCCGCGTTTGAAAAGAAAATCAATCAAGAGCTGAAAGCCTACATTGAACAATCGTATCAAGAATACTTAAAAAACAAAAAAGCCGGTGAACAGCAAGGTTTCAAAGCGGAATATCAAACATCGTTCAGCGTCAAATATAATGCGGCGGGCAAGCTTAGCATTCAAACACTCAATTATATATATTCAGGCGGCGCCCATGGTTTAACGTCTGTTCAGTCCTTCAACTATGACTTGAAAACCAAAAAGCGGGTGACACTGAATCAGATTCTGAATACCAAAACAAAAGTCAGCAAAACGAAAGATTATCTATACAGCTATATCAAAAAACATGACACGCTGTTTTTCCCAGATGTAAAGAAAGAAGATATTACCCTTAACAAAGACACAGTGTTTTACTTTACGAAAAACGGAATCGCCATCGTCTTCGGCCAGTATGAATTAGGGCCTTATGCGGCCGGAATCCGTGATGTGCAGGTGCCTTCGTCTATTTATCAATAA